One window of Paludibacter propionicigenes WB4 genomic DNA carries:
- a CDS encoding ethanolamine ammonia-lyase subunit EutB, with protein MMKRSTSIGFNTYSFNSLKELLAKASPERSGDSLAGVSAGSNEERVAAQMVLADTFLSDFLKEEIIPYDDDEVTRVIFDTHDFVAFQRISNLTVGEFRNWLLMDETDEAVLREIAPGLIPEMVAAVSKIMRNQDLIQVASKISVITSFRNTIGLKNRISVRLQPNDPTDDMKAIAASVLDGLFYGCGDAVIGINPATDNYQQVCKLIHMLDELREKFEIPTQSCVLTHITTTIKAIENKVPVDLVFQSIGGTQGVNESFGVNYNLLKEGYEAGLSINRGTIGNNCMYFETGQGSALSANAHHGVDQQTIETRAYGLARCFNPLLVNTVVGFIGPEYLYDGKQIIRAGLEDHFCGKLLGLPMGVDICYTNHAKADQDDMDVLLTLLGVAGCNFIMGVPGADDIMLNYQSTSFHDALYVRSVLGLKPAPEFEAWLIKMNLFSDTMKPVELRQNYQFFLNASSL; from the coding sequence ATGATGAAAAGATCTACTAGTATCGGTTTTAATACATATTCATTCAATTCACTGAAAGAATTGCTTGCTAAAGCATCTCCTGAGCGATCAGGAGACTCTTTGGCGGGTGTTTCGGCAGGCTCCAATGAAGAAAGAGTTGCGGCGCAGATGGTGTTGGCCGATACATTTTTATCCGATTTTTTAAAAGAAGAGATTATTCCGTATGACGATGATGAAGTAACCAGAGTAATTTTTGATACGCATGATTTCGTTGCATTTCAACGAATTTCTAACCTGACTGTGGGTGAATTTCGAAACTGGTTATTAATGGATGAGACTGATGAAGCAGTTTTGAGAGAGATTGCCCCGGGATTAATTCCGGAAATGGTAGCAGCTGTTTCTAAGATTATGCGTAATCAGGATCTGATTCAGGTCGCATCCAAAATCAGTGTAATTACTTCATTTCGAAATACTATCGGATTAAAAAACAGAATTTCCGTAAGACTCCAACCCAACGATCCTACGGATGATATGAAAGCTATTGCAGCCAGTGTGCTGGATGGGCTTTTTTATGGATGCGGAGATGCGGTTATTGGAATTAATCCGGCGACAGACAATTACCAGCAGGTTTGTAAATTAATTCATATGCTGGATGAATTGAGGGAGAAATTTGAGATCCCGACGCAAAGTTGTGTACTTACGCATATCACTACCACAATCAAAGCCATTGAAAATAAAGTTCCGGTAGATTTGGTTTTTCAGTCCATTGGAGGAACCCAGGGCGTAAATGAGAGTTTTGGAGTGAATTACAATCTTTTAAAAGAAGGTTACGAAGCGGGATTGAGTATTAACAGGGGAACGATAGGAAATAATTGCATGTACTTTGAAACAGGTCAGGGAAGTGCATTATCAGCCAATGCTCATCACGGGGTAGACCAACAAACTATTGAAACGCGTGCTTATGGACTTGCTCGTTGCTTTAATCCCTTGTTGGTTAATACTGTGGTTGGGTTTATTGGACCTGAATACCTTTATGATGGTAAGCAGATTATTCGGGCAGGATTAGAAGATCATTTCTGTGGCAAATTATTAGGTTTGCCCATGGGAGTTGATATTTGTTATACTAATCATGCCAAAGCCGATCAGGATGATATGGATGTGTTGTTGACTTTACTCGGAGTTGCCGGTTGTAATTTTATAATGGGTGTGCCCGGAGCTGATGATATTATGCTGAATTATCAAAGTACTTCGTTTCATGATGCATTGTATGTCAGATCGGTACTTGGATTGAAGCCGGCGCCGGAATTTGAGGCATGGCTCATTAAAATGAATCTTTTCAGTGATACAATGAAACCTGTCGAATTACGCCAAAATTATCAGTTCTTTTTAAATGCATCATCGTTATGA
- a CDS encoding diphosphate--fructose-6-phosphate 1-phosphotransferase — protein sequence MIKSPLQIARASYQPKLPTALKGNVVLKEGAATESVADQADIKTLFPNTYGMPLISFEAGVKKEYPAVAAGVILSGGQAPGGHNVICGLFDGLKALNPNNKLYGFLAGPSGLVDHNYIELTKEIVDEYRNTGGFDIIGSGRTKLEEEWQYDKGTEICKKLGINAIVIIGGDDSNTNACVLAEYYSQKKTGIQVIGCPKTIDGDLKNEMIETSFGFDTACKVYSELIGNIQRDANSAKKYWHFIRLMGRSASHITLECALQSQPNICIVSEEVEAKNQTLNDVVDDIIKVIVHRAEHGLNFGTILIPEGLIEFIPAVKKLISELNDLLAHNEDFNALNTDEEKRQYVKGMLSPVSAEVYRSLPKGIAKQLTLDRDPHGNVQVSLIETEKLLIEMVAKRLAQLKAEGSYKGKFSALNHFFGYEGRCAIPSNFDADYTYSLGYTASVLISEGKTGYMSSVRNLTAPAAEWIAGGVPITMMMNMEKRHGKMKPVIQKALVQLDGAPFQYFAKHRESWGDEKSSYIYPGPIQYYGPTEVCDQPTRTLLLEQEK from the coding sequence ATGATCAAAAGTCCTTTGCAAATTGCACGTGCAAGCTACCAACCAAAGTTGCCCACTGCTCTTAAAGGCAATGTTGTTTTAAAAGAAGGTGCTGCCACCGAATCAGTTGCTGACCAGGCTGACATTAAAACATTGTTTCCGAACACTTACGGAATGCCGTTAATCTCTTTTGAAGCAGGAGTTAAGAAAGAATATCCTGCAGTAGCTGCCGGTGTTATTTTATCTGGTGGACAAGCCCCCGGTGGACACAATGTAATTTGCGGATTATTTGATGGATTAAAAGCGCTTAATCCTAACAACAAATTATATGGTTTTTTGGCTGGTCCAAGCGGATTGGTTGATCATAATTATATCGAGCTTACAAAAGAAATCGTTGATGAATATCGCAATACCGGTGGATTTGACATTATTGGTTCAGGTCGTACCAAACTTGAAGAAGAATGGCAATATGACAAAGGAACTGAGATTTGCAAAAAATTAGGTATCAATGCTATCGTTATTATTGGAGGAGATGATTCAAATACCAATGCTTGTGTATTGGCAGAGTATTATTCTCAGAAAAAGACCGGAATCCAGGTGATCGGTTGTCCTAAAACTATTGATGGTGATTTGAAAAACGAAATGATCGAAACTTCTTTCGGTTTTGATACTGCTTGTAAAGTATACTCTGAACTAATCGGTAACATCCAACGTGACGCAAACTCAGCTAAAAAATACTGGCACTTTATTCGTTTAATGGGACGTTCAGCATCACACATTACGCTCGAATGCGCTTTGCAAAGTCAGCCAAACATCTGTATTGTATCTGAAGAAGTTGAGGCTAAAAACCAAACATTGAACGATGTAGTTGACGATATTATTAAAGTTATTGTTCATCGTGCAGAACACGGGTTAAACTTCGGAACAATCTTAATTCCAGAAGGTTTGATCGAATTCATTCCGGCGGTAAAAAAATTAATTTCCGAATTAAACGACTTACTGGCTCACAACGAAGATTTCAATGCATTGAATACAGACGAAGAAAAACGTCAATATGTAAAAGGTATGTTGTCTCCAGTTAGTGCAGAAGTTTACCGCAGCTTACCAAAAGGAATCGCAAAACAATTAACATTGGATCGCGACCCACACGGTAATGTTCAGGTGTCTCTGATTGAAACCGAGAAATTATTAATCGAAATGGTTGCTAAACGTTTGGCTCAATTGAAAGCCGAAGGTTCTTACAAAGGCAAATTCTCCGCTCTTAATCACTTCTTTGGCTACGAAGGCCGTTGTGCTATCCCTTCAAACTTTGATGCCGATTACACATATTCATTAGGTTATACTGCTTCGGTTCTTATCTCTGAAGGAAAAACCGGATACATGTCTTCGGTTCGTAATCTTACAGCTCCTGCTGCCGAATGGATTGCTGGTGGTGTGCCTATCACCATGATGATGAATATGGAAAAACGTCACGGAAAAATGAAACCTGTTATTCAGAAAGCATTGGTTCAACTTGATGGCGCTCCATTCCAATACTTTGCGAAACACCGCGAAAGCTGGGGTGATGAAAAATCAAGCTACATCTATCCGGGACCAATTCAATACTACGGACCAACTGAAGTGTGCGACCAACCAACAAGAACTTTATTGTTGGAACAAGAAAAATAA
- the mtgA gene encoding monofunctional biosynthetic peptidoglycan transglycosylase — protein MIEQPENSATSDVVTGISDVKVKRKFGYRLFRFLRKLLIILFVISIAWVIIDWFTPIYVTPLMFIRSVESVAQGEMPKNSKQWVSIDNISPNMIQAVVASEDNLFLTHHGFSINDMTKAFEHNLNGKKIRGGSTISQQTAKNVFLFPQRSYIRKGLEAYYTVLIELVWSKKRIMEAYLNVIEMGDGIYGVEAAAQEYFGVHASELTKSQAALIAACLPNPRKFNAGNPSGYILGRKNQIVNLMGKLPQVDFDKRPVSPKQHKKHRRK, from the coding sequence ATGATTGAGCAGCCCGAAAATTCAGCAACATCAGATGTCGTTACCGGAATTTCTGATGTTAAGGTAAAAAGAAAATTTGGTTACAGACTATTTCGTTTCCTGCGAAAGCTATTGATTATCCTCTTTGTAATCAGTATTGCATGGGTAATAATCGATTGGTTTACTCCCATATATGTTACTCCCCTCATGTTTATTCGTTCTGTTGAGTCTGTTGCTCAGGGTGAGATGCCTAAAAACAGCAAGCAATGGGTGTCAATCGATAATATATCGCCCAATATGATACAAGCTGTGGTTGCTTCAGAAGATAATTTATTTCTAACGCACCACGGATTTTCTATTAATGATATGACGAAGGCGTTTGAGCACAATCTGAATGGAAAAAAAATCAGAGGCGGGAGTACAATTTCTCAGCAAACAGCCAAAAACGTATTTCTTTTTCCACAACGCTCCTATATTAGAAAGGGATTGGAAGCTTATTATACGGTACTGATTGAACTTGTTTGGTCAAAAAAACGTATTATGGAAGCTTACCTGAATGTTATCGAGATGGGTGATGGGATTTATGGAGTAGAAGCTGCTGCCCAGGAGTATTTTGGCGTACATGCTTCAGAACTGACAAAATCACAAGCTGCACTAATTGCAGCCTGTCTGCCTAATCCCCGTAAGTTTAATGCCGGAAATCCTTCAGGTTACATTCTGGGACGTAAAAATCAGATCGTGAATCTAATGGGCAAACTACCTCAGGTGGATTTTGATAAAAGACCTGTAAGTCCGAAACAACATAAAAAGCACAGAAGAAAATGA
- a CDS encoding DEAD/DEAH box helicase: protein MTFRELNLKDDILSAIEELGYAQPMPVQEKTIPFMLEQTADLVALAQTGTGKTAAFGLPVLNMIDAGRKQVQALVLAPTRELCIQIANDLKGYSKNMRGMRIVPVYGGEDIRTQLRQLDTAPQIIVATPGRLIDLIERGKIELGAIDFLVLDEADEMLNMGFKEDIETILERTPETRRTMLFSATMPKEIANIAKRYMKNYEEITVGTKNAGSENVEHIYYVSQARQRYLVLKRIVDLNPDIYGIVFCRTRQETKEVADKLMHDGYNADALHGDLSQAQRDNVMQKFRIRNIQLLVATDVAARGLDVSDLTHVINYNLPDDVEVYTHRSGRTGRANKKGIAVSIIHSKERFKIKDIERMLRKTFIQEQIPNGLEVCKKQLFYMIDRMENVEVSEEQIETYMPQIMKQLEYLSKEELLKRFVSLEFNRFLSYYKNAEDLNLPERSERGERGERNGDRNDRGSKSGGKVRLKMNVGEREGIDPKRFLGIINDVTGDKSISIGSIEVTNKFTFFDVFSDQVEKVVMAFAGETDYIVAEAKGSKSFEGGGSRKPEYRARGSYGGSRSGGGYRGGDRESRPAATAGAGEKPWRNRDLGDRSSRPSGGSDRRSSSSYKGGSSSYKKR, encoded by the coding sequence ATGACATTTAGAGAATTGAATTTGAAGGACGATATATTATCGGCCATCGAAGAACTTGGGTACGCGCAACCTATGCCCGTACAGGAAAAAACCATCCCTTTCATGCTTGAACAAACGGCTGATTTGGTGGCTTTAGCGCAAACGGGTACTGGTAAAACTGCAGCTTTTGGGTTGCCGGTACTGAACATGATAGATGCTGGTCGCAAACAGGTGCAGGCTTTAGTGTTGGCTCCTACACGCGAATTGTGTATTCAGATAGCAAACGACTTGAAAGGCTATTCAAAGAATATGCGCGGTATGCGTATCGTGCCGGTTTATGGAGGTGAAGATATTCGTACGCAACTACGTCAGTTGGATACTGCTCCTCAAATTATCGTAGCTACTCCCGGTCGTCTTATCGATCTGATTGAGCGTGGAAAAATCGAATTAGGAGCTATTGACTTTTTGGTTCTTGATGAAGCTGATGAAATGCTCAATATGGGTTTCAAGGAAGATATTGAAACTATTTTGGAGCGTACTCCGGAAACGCGTCGTACGATGCTTTTTTCGGCTACAATGCCTAAGGAAATAGCCAATATAGCTAAACGCTATATGAAGAATTACGAAGAAATAACTGTTGGAACTAAAAATGCAGGTTCGGAAAATGTAGAACATATATATTACGTATCGCAAGCCAGACAACGTTATTTAGTGTTGAAACGTATTGTAGATTTAAATCCGGATATTTACGGTATTGTATTCTGTCGTACCCGTCAGGAAACCAAAGAAGTAGCGGATAAACTGATGCACGATGGTTATAATGCAGATGCACTACACGGAGACCTTTCTCAGGCTCAGCGGGATAATGTGATGCAAAAATTCAGAATCAGAAATATTCAGTTGCTTGTTGCTACCGATGTTGCTGCACGTGGATTGGATGTTAGTGATCTTACCCACGTAATCAACTATAACTTGCCGGATGATGTAGAGGTTTATACACACCGAAGCGGTCGTACAGGTCGTGCCAATAAAAAAGGTATAGCTGTATCTATTATCCATTCTAAAGAGCGATTCAAAATCAAAGATATTGAACGTATGCTTCGGAAGACCTTTATTCAGGAGCAAATTCCTAATGGATTGGAAGTGTGTAAGAAACAATTGTTTTATATGATTGACCGCATGGAAAATGTGGAAGTTAGCGAAGAACAGATTGAAACTTATATGCCTCAGATTATGAAACAATTGGAATATCTGAGCAAGGAAGAATTGCTCAAACGCTTTGTTTCATTGGAATTTAACCGTTTTTTGAGTTATTACAAGAATGCCGAAGATTTGAACTTGCCGGAACGTAGCGAACGTGGTGAGCGAGGTGAACGTAATGGCGATAGAAATGATCGTGGTTCTAAATCCGGTGGCAAGGTTAGATTGAAAATGAATGTAGGTGAGCGCGAAGGTATCGATCCAAAACGTTTTCTGGGAATTATAAATGATGTAACCGGCGATAAGTCGATTAGTATCGGATCAATAGAAGTAACCAACAAATTTACATTCTTCGATGTTTTCTCCGATCAGGTAGAAAAAGTAGTGATGGCGTTTGCCGGTGAAACCGATTATATTGTAGCTGAAGCCAAAGGAAGTAAATCTTTCGAAGGTGGTGGTAGCCGTAAACCTGAGTATCGTGCTCGTGGAAGTTATGGCGGTAGCCGTTCAGGAGGCGGATATCGTGGAGGTGATCGGGAATCGCGTCCGGCTGCAACAGCAGGTGCCGGTGAAAAACCATGGCGTAACCGTGATTTGGGCGATAGAAGTAGCCGTCCTTCAGGAGGAAGTGACCGTAGAAGTAGCTCAAGCTATAAAGGCGGTTCTTCTTCATACAAGAAGAGATAA
- the eutC gene encoding ethanolamine ammonia-lyase subunit EutC, producing the protein MISREEKTIIASSWESLKIHTKARIAIGRCGSSIPTKESLAFKLAHARAIDAVHVPLQKESVKNTLEEICDNQVLLIQSGATDRAVYLQRPDLGRTLSENSIRLIKETQKESAYDIAMVVADGLSSVAIESNIYSLFSLLLPELKRRNYSLAPICVVEQGRVAIADSVAELFNARMSIVFIGERPGLTSPDSMGIYITYAPVNGTTDERRNCISNVRRDGLSYAAANSKLLYLVDESFRRKLSGVNLKDEQDDMQLPESDTSLVLTE; encoded by the coding sequence ATGATTAGCCGAGAAGAAAAAACTATTATTGCCAGCAGTTGGGAGTCTTTAAAAATACACACAAAAGCCAGAATTGCAATCGGGCGTTGTGGAAGTTCTATTCCAACAAAAGAATCGTTGGCATTTAAACTGGCACATGCACGGGCAATCGATGCGGTACATGTACCGCTTCAAAAGGAATCGGTAAAAAATACGTTGGAGGAAATTTGTGACAATCAGGTGCTGTTGATTCAATCCGGTGCTACGGATCGTGCTGTTTACCTGCAACGGCCGGATTTAGGCAGAACGCTTTCTGAAAATTCTATCAGGTTAATCAAAGAAACTCAGAAAGAAAGCGCGTACGATATTGCGATGGTTGTTGCCGATGGGCTTTCATCTGTAGCCATTGAGAGTAATATTTACTCCTTGTTTAGCTTGCTTTTGCCGGAACTCAAGCGCAGGAATTATTCTTTAGCGCCAATTTGTGTTGTTGAGCAGGGTAGAGTGGCTATTGCTGACTCTGTGGCAGAGCTGTTTAATGCCCGAATGTCTATTGTTTTTATTGGCGAACGTCCGGGTTTGACGTCTCCCGATAGTATGGGGATTTATATCACCTATGCGCCGGTAAATGGCACAACCGATGAACGACGAAATTGTATTTCGAATGTACGTCGTGATGGCCTCTCCTATGCAGCTGCAAATTCCAAACTATTGTATCTTGTGGATGAGTCTTTCAGACGTAAGTTGTCGGGCGTGAATTTAAAAGATGAACAAGATGATATGCAATTGCCGGAATCCGATACATCACTCGTTCTGACTGAGTAG
- the eat gene encoding ethanolamine permease: METTKKQNAPTLERKLGPVSLWGLGVGFVISGMYFGWNLGLPVGGTLGLAIATLFIIVMYLCFTFSYTELACAIPKAGGAFVYGRKSHGNSFGFLAGMAQVVEFVFAPPAIAAAIGAYFHLFLPEYSTTSIAVVAYLLFTALNVSGVKTAARFELFVTILAVGELLIFSGVTLPKFEMSNLSINAFPNGIGGIFAAIPFAIWFFLAIEGVANVAEETINPQRNVLIGLGSAIFTLVVLAILTFVSSIGVGGWEAVVYPAPGAAATDSPLPLALTQIVGNSSFLYHMLIFIGLFGLVASFHGIILASGRAVYEMGKENFLPPVLGKISKKFHTPAVALIVNMFIGIIALFSGRTGEIITISVFGALTLYIVSMLSVLKLRKSAPELERPFKVPFFPLTPIVALIIAVISLVAVVYYNLQLAGIYVIIMAVSFAWFKIASYQKAKLGEEEVVSEVVTKD; the protein is encoded by the coding sequence ATGGAAACTACAAAAAAACAAAACGCGCCAACATTGGAACGTAAGCTCGGACCGGTATCTTTATGGGGTTTGGGAGTCGGATTTGTTATCTCGGGAATGTATTTCGGATGGAATCTGGGATTACCTGTAGGCGGAACTCTGGGATTAGCTATTGCTACTCTTTTTATTATTGTCATGTATTTGTGCTTTACATTTAGTTATACGGAGTTAGCTTGTGCTATTCCTAAAGCTGGTGGTGCCTTTGTGTACGGCAGAAAATCACATGGAAATAGTTTTGGATTTTTGGCAGGTATGGCTCAGGTTGTTGAGTTTGTGTTTGCACCTCCTGCAATTGCAGCTGCCATCGGGGCTTATTTCCATTTGTTTTTGCCGGAGTATTCCACCACGTCAATCGCCGTAGTAGCTTATCTTCTTTTTACAGCATTGAATGTTTCAGGTGTCAAGACTGCTGCCCGGTTCGAATTGTTTGTAACTATACTTGCCGTTGGAGAGCTTTTAATCTTTTCGGGGGTAACATTACCTAAATTTGAGATGTCTAATTTGTCAATCAATGCATTTCCGAATGGAATTGGTGGAATATTTGCGGCTATACCTTTTGCTATTTGGTTTTTTCTGGCTATTGAAGGTGTTGCAAATGTTGCGGAAGAGACAATTAACCCACAGCGAAATGTACTAATCGGTTTAGGTTCGGCAATTTTTACTCTAGTTGTGTTGGCCATATTGACTTTTGTATCTTCCATTGGTGTAGGTGGTTGGGAAGCCGTAGTTTATCCAGCTCCGGGTGCTGCTGCTACAGACTCACCGTTACCACTGGCTTTAACTCAAATAGTAGGCAATAGCAGCTTTTTGTATCACATGCTTATTTTTATTGGTTTGTTTGGACTGGTTGCCTCATTTCATGGTATTATATTGGCCTCTGGACGTGCTGTTTATGAAATGGGAAAAGAAAACTTTCTTCCACCTGTATTGGGTAAAATCAGTAAGAAATTCCACACTCCGGCAGTTGCATTAATTGTAAATATGTTTATCGGAATTATAGCTCTTTTCTCAGGTCGTACTGGAGAAATCATTACGATTTCGGTTTTCGGAGCTCTTACATTGTACATAGTATCGATGTTGTCAGTATTAAAACTGAGAAAAAGTGCACCTGAACTTGAAAGGCCTTTCAAAGTTCCGTTTTTCCCATTGACTCCAATTGTTGCGTTAATTATTGCTGTTATCTCATTGGTGGCTGTGGTTTATTACAACTTACAATTGGCCGGAATATATGTAATTATAATGGCTGTGTCATTTGCATGGTTTAAAATAGCATCCTATCAAAAAGCTAAGTTAGGGGAAGAAGAAGTTGTTTCAGAGGTTGTGACAAAAGATTAA